In Coraliomargarita parva, the genomic stretch TGGGCGCATCTTTCTCAATCTACGCGAAGCAAGCGGTGACTTTCATGCAGGACTTCAGGAAATCCCCCAGCCTCCCCTACGAGACCGCTATGAGGACCAATTGCTTGAATTTGCAAGTATCGTGCGAGGCGAGATCGAAAACCCGTATCCCTACTCACACGAATTACTCGTGCAGCAATGCCACCTCCAAGCCTGCGGGTATTCTATTTAGAAACTTCCGTCCTCATGCCGATGAGATTTGAAAGCAGGATCGCTATTTCAACAGCCGACTCATCCGACATCAGTTTACTACGCGGCAATACATCATCTTATCAACGAAGCTCACAAGCGGAGCGATTACTAATAAAGTGAAACAGAATTCTCACCTATGACACGAAAAACCATAACCTTTACAGCAGAGCGCCAAGTTGAGCTATTGGAATCTCAACTACGTCCCTTGCACGAAGATGAGGTTCTTGTTTCCAACGAGGTATCCGCTATCAGTGCCGGAACAGAACGAGCCTGCCTGCTCGACCTACCGAATCTCGGCGACTCGCCTCCGTGCGATTTCCCGAAAGTAACTGGCTACAGCGGGGTCGGCCGTGTCGTTGATACCGGCAAACAAATCAATAGTGTCCAACCGGGAGACCGGGTGCTCACCCATTGGGGCAGCGGACATTCCAATTATAATTATATTACCGAGGCAAACCTGCTTAAAATCGAGGATGACTCGCTGCCTTCCAAACATGCCGTTTTTGCCGTTATCGCGGGCTTTTCCCTTAACGGTCTGCGCAAGACTCGCCTTGAGATCGGTGAGAGTGCCGCAGTCATCGGCTTGGGTATCCTAGGCTTATTTTCCGTAGCACTGTGCCGGATCGCTGGCGCCACTCCGGTCATCGCTTCCGACTTGAGCCACGCCCGCCGAGAGACGGCACTCGCACTCGGCGCAGACCATGCCCTCGATCCGACGGCTCGCGACTACATTGATCGAGTGAAAAGCATTTCCCGCGGCGGAGTAAACGCCACAATCGAAGTCTCCGGACAATCCATCGCCTTGCAACAAGCCCTGAATTTTGCCGCCCTCTTTGGGCGCATTTCCTTACTGGGCTGCACACGTGTCTCCGACAGTTCCATCGACTATTACCAGCAGGTGCACCGCCCTGGTATTGAAATTATTGGAGCGCATACCAATGCCCGCCCGAAAAAGGAGTCACGCCCTCATTCGTGGACTTGGAAAGACGATGCCGCCGCCCTCCTGCGCTTCATGTCAGACGGCCGACTGGACATGACAAAAATATTTACCACAGCCTACTCGCCTGAGGCCGCAGTGTCCATCTACCAGAAACTAGCCGATGCACCCAATGACTTTCCTGTGGGTGCCGTATTCGATTGGAAACAAATATCCGTATAACCAAGCACAGGGCAGCTACTGACTGAAAGACATCTTTAATATGAAAGCCGTTATAATTGATAATAACAAAAACCTGGTCTGGTCGGAGGTCCCCGATCCCGTAGCCAAGGAATATGAGATTCTCGTGGAAGTGCATGCCGCGGCACTCAACCGCGCCGATTTAATGCAGCGCGAAGGGAATTATCCGCCGCCTCCCGGTTGGCCTGAATGGCCAGGTCTGGAAGTCGCCGGAGTTGTGCTGGAGGCGCCTGCAAATTGTCGTTGGAAGGTCGGCGATACAGTCTGTGCGTTGCTGGGTGGAGGCGGATATGCCGAGAAAGTCGCCGTGCCTGTCGATATGGCCTTACCGGTTCCAAGAGGTCTATCCATGGCGGAGGCTGCCGCGATACCGGAAGCCTTTGCGACATCTTACTTAAACCTGTGCATCGAAGGTGGTATGAAAAAGGGAGATACGGTCTTCATTCAAGCCGGAGCGAGTGGCCTGGGCATGGCGGCAATTCAATTAGCCAAGGCACTGGGTGCCGAGGTCGTGACCACCGTCGGATCAGAGGAAAAGGAGAAATTTGTTCGCGAACTCGGTGCTGACGTGGTGATCAATCGTAGAAAAGAAAACATCGCCGCCGTTCTCGCCAAGCATCCGGTCAATGTCGCGATGGACTGCGTCGCCGGACCGAACCTCGGCCCCTGTCTAGAGACAATGGCACATGGGGGCCGTTGGATCGTCATCGCCACGCTCGGCTCTCCTCTAAGTGAATTGAACATGCTCGATTTCTTTAAACGAGGCGTAAAACTAATCGGGAGCACACTACGCAGCCGCTCCAGCGAGACCAAGGGACGTATTTTGGGTGAGCTCGAACAGAAGCTCTGGGATTCCTTTTCAACCGGCAAGATTAAGGCCCTGATCCACGAAACTCTCCCTATGTCCGAAGCAGAAGCCGCCCATGCGATACTGGAACGGCAGGAAAACCTCGGTAAAGTCGTGCTGACATGCAAGCCCTAAACCAAATCTAGAGACTGAACAGATTGAACATGTCAGAGACTTACAAAGATCCTAATCAAACTATTGAAGCACGCATCGCGGACTTGATGAGCCGCATGACATTAGAGGAAAAGGTCGGCCAGCTCTTACAGTTGGATGGCGGACGCGGCGACCTCGATGAGCTGATCTTTGAAAAGCAAGTTGGCTCGCTCCTTCATATTCAAGGAGAACGCGCCAGCCAAGCAATTGATAAGGCAGCTAACACTCGCCTAGGAATACCGCTGTTGATAGGCGACGACTGTATTCACGGACACTCGTTCTGTGAGGGGGCGACGATCTTTCCGACCCAGCTGGCCATGGCCTGTAGTTGGAACAGGGAATTAATTGAAGAAGCCGCCAGGATCACGGCAAAGGAAGTCGCAGTCACCGGCATCAAATGGACCTTCTCTCCCGTGCTTTGCCTGACGCGCGATCTGCGCTGGGGACGTGTCGGCGAAACCTTCGGCGAAGATCCGTATCTGATCGGCGAATTTGCCTGTGCCATGATTCGGGGCTACCAGGGCGATGGTCTCGGTGCGCCTGACGCCATTCTTGCCTGTGCCAAGCATTACGCAGGCTACTCGGAGACCCAAGGCGGCCGGGATGCCTCGGAGGCCGATCATAGCCAGCGTAAACTTCGTTCCTACTTCCTGCCCCCCTTTGAAAAAGCCGCCCGCAATGGATGCCTGACCTTTATGACGGGCTACCAATCAATCGATGGCGTGCCTTCCACCGCCAGCCGCTGGCTGCTGCACGATGTGCTCAAAGAAGAATGGGGATTCCAGGGCATTCTCGTCACCGACTGGGACAATGTCGGCCGGATGCATTGGGAGCAGAAAATCGTGCCGGACATGACCGAAGCATCTGCGGTCGCCATCCAAAGCGGCAACGACCTCATCATGTCCACCCCCGGATTCCTCGAAGGCGCACTGGAGGCATGTCGCACCGGTCGAATCAAAGAAGCTGAGATCGATGCCGTTGTGTATCGAATTCTCTCGCTGAAATTCAAGATGGGCTTGTTTGAAAACCCGGGCAAACCGGACCCACTCAAGCAAATCGAAGTGGTGGGCTGCGAAGCGCACCGTGAACTCAATTTAAAACTGGCCCGGCGATCGATCGTGCTGCTGCAGAACGACGGGACTCTGCCCCTACAGGCCGAATCACTCAACAAGATCGCCGTCATCGGCCCGAATGCGGATGACCAGCACGCTCAACTCGGCGATTGGGCAGGCGCAAGCGGGCAAGTCGAATGGCTCCCCAACGGCCATCCCCGCGAGTGCACCAAGACTGTCTTGGATGGCATTCGCGAACTCGCGCCTGAAGGCTGTGAAATTCTTTACGAAAAAGGCGCTGAAATTTCCGAGTATAAGGATGTGACGGTCGATGATTACGACGACGGTCAGGTAAAGCGTCGCATGCGTTGCTCCGTCCCACCCGATGCCGCACAGATACAAGCGGCATCCGAAGCTGCAGCACAAGCCGACATTACAGTTGTCGTGATCGGCGACGACCGCTCGCTGACAGGCGAGCAGCGCTCGACCGCGACACTCGAGCTTCAAGGTGGCCAGCTCGCACTGCTTGATGCATTGGCAAAAGTAGATACCAAGCTGATCGTCGTCTTGATTAACTCGAAACCACTCACCCTGCCACCGGCGGTCCAGAATGCATGTGCGATTATCGAAGCATTCAACCCCGGCATGATGGGTGGTCAGGCGATCGCAGAGGCGATCTATGGTAAGATCAATCCATCCGGCAAACTCACGGTTTCCATCCCCTACCATGTCGGGCAGCAGCCGGTTTATTACAGTCAAGTTCGTGGTCAACACGGCGACCGCTACGCTGACTCGACCCAGCAAGCTCATTTCCCCTTCGGCTTCGGACTCAGCTATACAAAATTTGAATACAGCGGCTTAAAAATCCTGGATGAATCTCCGCTGCCCCGGACCGGGTCTTTACGATTCAGTGTCCATGTAAAAAACACAGGCAACTGTGCCGGTCGGGAAACCGTGCAGGCATACATCTCCGATCTGGTTACCTCGGTGACTTGGGTGAATAAAGAACTGAAAGCATTCACTCAGGTAGACCTGGAAGCGGGCGAGGGAAAGGAAGTCGAGTGGGAGATCCCCATCACTGATTGCAGCATCGTCAACGTAAACTGTGAGCGTGTCGTCGAACCGGGTGAGTTCGAACTCAAAGTCGGTGGCAGCAGCTTGGAGCGGGATCTACTCAAAACGAAATTCTCCGTGGCCTAACGGACTACAAACGAAACGCACCACACATTATTTGATATCATGAAGCGATACACCCCCTTTCTTTTCTTATTACTGTTCACCAGCTATGCGGTGGCTCAAAGCGCAGCTACAGTCACTCCGGAATCCGATGCTGCCGGCACCATCGACTGGGTCGCCGAAGTCTTCAAGGGCGGGGTGACTTCAGTCGTCCTGCTCTTGGTTGGTTTTGCCGGCATTGTCTTCTTCATCGAGCGTTTAATCGTGATCCGTGCGGCTAATTTCCTTCCAGCTAAGCTTGAGCAGGACATTAAACTCTATGCAGTTCAATCGGACTTCGAATCGATTCAACAGGTTAGCAACAAGTCGAACAGCGTCCTCGGGAATATCGGCGAATACATCGCCAAGCACACACACATTCCTTTTGAAATTTTATCGTTTGGGGTCACCGACACGATTGGTCGCACAGTGTCACGGCAACATCAGCGCACCTATCCGCTGGCGGTCGTCGCAACCATTTCCCCCCTGCTCGGTCTGCTCGGCACAATTATCGGCATGATTGAATCCTTCCAAAAAGTGGCACTCATGGGTGATACCGGTGATGCCTCCGTGCTCGCCGATTCGATCGGTAAAGCACTGATAACAACAGCTCTGGGCCTCATCATTGCGATTCCCTCACTCGCAAGCTACCACTTCTTCAAGTCCCGGGTAAACAGTTATGGGATTCGTCTGGAGGAAATGGTCGACGTGCTCATGTCTCCCTGGCTCCATCCGGAAGAGAAGGTGGATGAAACGTCAGAATAGATGACAAGGTCCCCCACATTGTTACGGCCCAGTGCCCGGAATCCACAATCGAAGGTCGCCACAATCCGACGTTTGCGGCGAAGGCGTCGCAGCGACTCCGATGTCGAGGTCGACCTTTCTCCACTCATCGACTGTGTCTTCCTGCTTCTGATCTTCTTTCTGGTCACGAGCATGCTCAAGAAATTGGAAAAACAAATTCCGGTCGTATTGCCGGACTACACGGTCGCGCTGGCTCCCGTAGCGGAAAGCGAAGTCATTATTTACGCGATTACGCAGGACAAAGGTATCCTGCGGGCAAACAACGGCAAACGTTCGATCGAAGGACTGAGTTATCATCGAGTCGATTCATTTGAAGCCGACCTGAAGCAGCTGAGCGAAATGAGAGGAACCGACGTGGAGATCCGGATTGACGCCGAACGTGAAGTCCCCGTGCAAACCGTAGTGGATACGCTGGACACACTCGCCATGGAAGGTTTTGAAAAAGTCGGAGTGCGCCTGCGACACCGGGAGAAAGAATATTTTGATCTCAGGAAGGGGGAATCCAAGTAATGCCGCGCAACACCTACAAGGATGATGAGGATGTCGCGCTCAGCATGTCCCCCCTGATCGACTGTGTCTTTCTACTCTTAATATTCTTTCTCGTCACGACCATGCTCAAAAAGGACGTGCACGAAGTCGAGCACCTCAATCTACCCATTTCCCGATCTTCCCTCGAAGTGCCTCCAGACGAGTCAATGCTCCCCATCGCAATCGACGCAGAAGGAGAGCTCTACCTGGAAGGTGAGCCAACCACCATCGGACAGCTTCTCGAAGAGTTGAAGATCATCGAACAAAATGATCCCGCACGGCGCATTCGTCTGGATACCGACGAGAATACCCCGTTCTACCGCTTGGTCGAAGTTCTCGACGCTCTCAGCTTCCGTAACCTGCGTAATGTCGGCGTGCGCACCTACCATGAGAAATACGATTCATGAGCAGCCCCCTTACCAGCCGGACTCCACTTAAAGTCGCCCTAGCGATCGCCAGCCTGCTTATCGGAGGTTTCTCCATCGCGCTGCTCTTGAACGAAGATCTTCGACACTACACAGCCGGTCAGATTGAGGAGATCACCACTCCTGACGGCGAAAAAGTCAAACGGGTCAAAATTGAGAAGCCGGAACCGAATAAAGATCAAGTCCTAGAGATATCGCGGAATCAGGAACGCAAGAAGCGGGAAGAATTGAAAGAGACAGCCAAGGCGCTGCGCGAAACAGTGCTCCAAATAGAAGAAGTGGTTGAGGCAAAGAAGCAGCTCAAGGACACACCGGAAACGGAATGGGAGAAAATGGTCAAACAGGCCGAATCACTCCAAAGCGAGGCTGTAGGATTTTTTGAAGAGCTGAGTCGCGAGGAGATGCCGGACAACCTGCATTCCGCTCAGCCGGAAGCGGAGCACATTGCTCAGCTCGCCACACAATACGGCGACCTCATGCATCATCTAAGCCAGAAATCGGTAAGCCAGGAAGAAGTCGACAATGCCGTGCAATCCGCACGCAATTTAATGCGGGAAGCTAAGGGCTTTGGGAGCCAATTCGCCAAAGTTGCCAACCAGGCCGTTCCAGAAGACCAGAAAGCCGCAGAAGCCCTTAAAGATGAGCTCAAAGGATTTATTGTGCAGGCAGAAACGCACTTCAAAGAAATGGCCAGATTTGCGCGGACACCCTATGCGACAGAAGAACAAGCGAACAATCCAGAGCAGGATGATTTAGCCGAAAAGAATTCTCAAAAAAACGATCAGCTCGATCAAGATTCGGTCCCTCCAAGCAACACGCAACTCCCCAGCGACCAAGAACTCGAAGAAGCCAATACTGCTGAGCTCTACAAACAAATTCAGGAGATGGCAAAACGGGTCGATGAAAGCTTTACAGAAGGCCAGGCAACCGACCTGGCAAACCGCAAAGATCTCTCCATGCAACAAGCCCGGGACGAAGTCTTTCAGCCTGTAACGGAGATGGGCCCCAACCTGGAAGACGCGCTCAAAAAGAACCTGCCCTCCACGCGTAAAGAGTTTCAGTCCTTCAATAAAGCACTGAATGAAGCCGCAAGTGCCGCGCAACAGATGGCCCGCACGGCCAAGAACCGGGAAGAAGCTCTAACAGGTGAAAGCATACAGCTATCCGGCGAGGAAACGGACAAAAATAAAGACCAGCTAAAGTCCCAACTCAGGCAGCAAAACAAGATCCAAGCCAAAATGACTCTCCTCGCCCAGAACAGTGGACGCGAAAGCGGCAACGTGCAGGACATGCGGATGCTGATGGCTGAAAATTACTCGATCGCAGAAGTCAGTAATCAGAACAGCAGTGAAGATCTCGGATTTGGAATCCCCATCAGCCCTACCTATAAATCAGCCATGAAGCAGAGCACATTACCGTCTCAAGCCACTCTGGACACGAGACGCACAATGGCTCAAGCAATCCCCGGTCGCCGCCTCGACATGAAGTCCCCCCGGCAGGGTTGGATTTTTCTCGACACTTGGTATGTCATAGGCCCCTGGGAACGACCCCAAGAAGGAAAACCGTTTGAGGTCGAGTTTCCTCCTGAAGCATTCCTGGACTTGGATGCGACCTACTCAGGGAAGATCCCCCCCGGAAGAAATGAACCGATGAAACTCGAATGGCGATTTGTTCAAACAGAAAACATCCGCATAAACCCGCCAGACGAGATCCACGAAGCGGTTTATTACGGCTTCACCGAGGTGTTTTGCGAAACTGCGATGGAAGTCACCATCGCGATTGCCAGCGACGATATGGCCAAGTTATGGATCAATGGACTTGTCGTCTTTGAAGACGAGGGCCTGTCGCGTTGGAGTCTGGACGAAGGTTTTCGGACAATCCTCTTAAAACCCGGCTACAATAAAGTGTTGGTTCGTGTCGAGAATGGTCCGAGAGATTGCTACTTTTCAGTCCTCATGTGCCCCACTGACGCCTTGCAGGATTAGACGTTGGCTCACAGTATTGGCGAATCATATGGATACTACCCCATCTCAAGCTGCTAATTTTCATGACTACAGCTCACCGGTCGATCACTTTCGCTGGCAGGATCTACCAGTTGAGAGCTTTGCCGGGACACATGACTTGATAGGACTGGGACCATGGGGACCATATGGGAAACGTTATTTTGGGCTGAGTTACCTGCCCGGACCGTCCGGCGTCCGCATTGATATTATAGTCGCTTTGGAACTACATCGAAGAAGCATTTCCATTCCACATGCGATCAAAGAGTCCGGTTATTTACCATGGAGTGCAAATGAAGACCTATCGAACTACAGTTACCGGCAGCAGATACTCGCGAAAGACCAGCTCTACGCGGATGTGAAATTCAAGCGCTGCGAAGAAGACGCCTATCAAATCGAAGTTAACTGGACCAACAATACCCCGCTGAATCGCGATGTCCGCCTACACCTTTGTGTCGGCCTACAAGCCTTAGCTGAAGGTGCATGGCAGCCCCAAACAATCGATGCCGTCGATGTTGCATTACCTTCAGGGGCCGACTGGGTGGATGCTCTGGACTACATTTCGTCAAACTTCGGATGCAGTCCGGCACCGGGACTGAATGCGGATGGCCGAAAACAAGGAGAGTGCGTGCAGGACGGCTTTGTTGGGGGCCTCGGTATAGAATGGCCGGCAGGCAATCGGCAGCACAAAGTTGACTATGCCTTCCCCGGAAACTGCGGGCGCAAACTGCAAGTGCGCTATAAAGCGTCTCAAAAAAGAACTATACAAATTCACACAGGCACGACAGTGCACAGCCTGGAATTACCCGAAAGCAGATGTGCATCCCTGTCGCCAGTTATTGAGCTGCCAGGTAATTGTGAGAGCATCTCGATTCAATCTGAAATGGCAGAAGGTCTTCGTCTTGACGGCCTCCATATTTACAATGCCGACCCTCCTATTTACTCAAAGCGCTCAAATGGGTTTGGGGCTCTAAAACAGCAGCATAAAGGTAAGGCCTCTCTGCACTGGGAGAATCTTCCCGGAGAACTGGAACTCGAACTGGGTGAGGAGACATTTAATCGCAGCTATTCAGGAGATCTGGAACAGGCTCTACTATTAGGCATGCACAATCATGTCAGCCCGCAGCTCTCAGCACCGGGCGTAGGCTATTATCACGATTTCATCTTCCCGAAATGCCGACTCTCAGCCCATAGCTCCGTCCGTCACGAATATATCGTCCGGTGGAAGAACGGCCAGGCTCAGCTTCATTCGCGATCGACTCATTCCGAGATCCACGCCAACCATCAGCCCGACCTCGAAGGTGCCGAAAAACTTCGTTTTGGCGTGGATCGCCTGGCTGCCACCTTGCTAACGAACCTCGTCTATCCGGTCCGTATCAAAGGGAGTGTCATCCGCCACTTCCCACCCGGACGCTGGTGGGATATGCTTTACACATGGGACTGCGGCTTCATCGGGCTCGGGCTCGGAGAGATCGCACCACGAAGAGCCGTTGAAATACTGAATACTTATGTAACCGAACCGGGAGACCCCGATTGCGCTTACATACAACACGGCTCGCCTGTTCCGGTTCAGCATTATCTCTACTTTGACCTATGGCAGAAAACCCAAGACCGTAACCTGCTTGCGTTTTTCTACCCTCGGCTAGCGCAGTTTCTACGTTACATTGCTGGCTTGGATGAGCGCTCGCCGATGCGTCCGTTCAAGAATTCGTTGATATCGAGCTGGCCTCTTTTCTACAACTCGGGCGGTTGGGACGACTATCCGCCTCAGTACTATCTGCATAATTTAGGCGATGAATATGAACTGCGTAACCGAACGGCGCCAATGGTTATGTCGAGTCATGTGGCTGCCGCTGCGGATATAATGGCGATGGCTGCTCGTGAACTGAATGAAGATCCGAGCGAGTGGGAGAACCTAGCGGAGAGCTTATCCGCCGACATGGACGCCTATGCCTGGGACCCGGAAAGCGGACTTTATGGATATCTCGAACACACCCATGATGGGACGCCTTTAAAGATTTTGAGCCACGATCCCAGCGGGCAAAGCTACAACCTCGGACTCGACGGTGCAATGCCTCTGCTAACAGGTCGAATCAACTCCGAAAGAGCAATCAGGATTCTCAAGATATTAGCTGATACAGAACGCTTCCTGACCCCCTTAGGATTATCGACAGTGGATCAAACGGCCCCCTATTACCAGAGCGACGGCTATTGGAACGGCGCAACTTGGATTCCATATCAATATATTTTTTGGAAAGTGTCACTCGATGCAGGTGATAGCGAATTTGCCCGCAAGTTAGCTTTACGTGTCCTTCGCAGCTATAACCGTGAAACAGAAGACAGCTATTGTTGCTTCGAGCACTTCATGAACGACAGCGGCCGTGGTGCCGGCTGGCACCACTTTGGAGGACTCTCCTCTCCAATCATCAACTTTTTTGCAGCGTATTTCCGGCCTGGTCGAATCAATACCGGGTTTCGTGCTTGGTTGCATTCCCAGAAGTGGGAACCCGAGTTCAACGGGGTGCGATTTGAAGTAAGCACTCTCATGACCACGCATACCAATACGCCTGTAGTGCTGGTTACGATCAACCCAAAATCCAAGGTCAGTATTACAATTAATGATCAACCGGTCGAGTGTGCACAAACCATTCCAGGCCTGTTGGAGCTTCCACTGCGCAGTGACACAAAACGGCAAAAAGTTGAAATTCTAGGCAGATAGGCAAAATCATATATAAAGGACGAAGCCTTCACGCTACATCCAGATCGAAACCTTCATTTGCCCTAGAAATAATTGACGATGCAGAATGTGCACAACTCACACCAGAGTCACACCACCCAATTCCACAGAGCAGGATTGACTTAAACGGAGGTCCGTCGATGAACGGCCAATGTGCACGATAAACTCCCCCGGTTCTGCGAACCAGTCCATCAGCTGCTCATCAAAGAAGGACAAGTCCCGAAGCGTAAGTTCGAACTCAACTTCACATTTCTCACCTGGATCAATCTGGACTTTTTTGAAGCCTTTAAGTTCCATTTTGGGTCGACTGACCGAGGCTTCGACATCTTCGAGATATAACTGAACAACCTCTTTCGCAGAGACGGCCCCGTTGTTTTTCACCTCAACACTGGCCTTAAGTACAACATCTCCATCGAAGGGCATCACAGTTAGATTATCATATTCAAAGCATGCATACGAAAGACCGAATCCGAAAGCAAAGAGCGGCTTGATCGATTCGCTCACGTAGTAGCGATACCCCACATTCAAACCCTCCGCATAAACACTTTTATCAAAACCGTAGCTTCCTATCGAATGCGCAGGACATTCTCCCAGACTGTTCGGAAAAGTCACAGGAAGCCGGCCACTCGGCACAACGTCACCAAATAGGATTTCTGCAGCCGCATGACCGCCTTCCATCCCGGCATACCACGTCCATAAAATGGCTTTAGCCCGATCCACCCACGGCATCAAAACCGGAGCGCCCGCAGTTAGCACAACTACGGTATTAGGATTCACGCCCAATAGCGCTTCGATCAATTCATCTTGCCGATCCGGCAAGTTCAAGTGCTGGCGGTCTTTACCTTCAAGGTCCTCCCGGTGCGTCAGTCCTCCACAATAGATCACCGCATCCGATTTCTTCGCGAGGGCAACTGCTTCTTCAAGTCCGGATGCCTGTTCGTTCTGATTCGCCCAGACAGGAACCCAACCAAAGTGCAGACACTCCATATCTCCACTCATCTTGTATGTGAGCTCAATCGTATATGTTCTCCCAGTTTCAAAATAGCGATCGGCGGTGCGCTTGGCACGCTGATTCAAACCATAGGTGTTGATCAATTCCACACCATCTACGGAGAGGATCACATAGCCGTCGGTCACACAACCGAGCACAAAGTCGCCACTCTCCGGGACCGTCAACTCTGCCCGGAATATAGCTGAATGGTTGTCGATCTCGATCCCAGCCGGAGGCAAAAAACTATCCACGTCAAAAGACGGTGCCTCACTGTATTCTTGCACAACTGCCGGACCAACCAACTCACAGTTCTCATAATAGCTCAGGCTCCACCCCTTCACTCCGGTGCCGGCATCGACCGTCGACAAATACTCCGTGCTGATCGGCGACAACCCTTCCCCCGCACCACTGTATCCGGGTGCGTATTGAACGACCACGGAGTCCCCGAGTAATTCACGGATACCTTCAAGCATGGTGACTTCATATGGACACTTCACCGCCGAACTGTTACCTCCATTGGAATGCCGCGTCACCGCATTCTGACCAATCACAGCGAGTGTTTTGATCGATTCTCTCTCCAAAGGCAGAACATTACCCTCGTTCTTCAACAAAACCATGGCTTCGCGTGCCGTCTCCCTCGCAATGCTTTGATGCAGCTCCGTATTACGTGCCCCCCGCTTACGCTCGGGGTCAAATGCACCCACTAGAAAAAGCACCCGTAAAATGCGACGAACTTTGTCATCCAATTGCTCGATCGAAAATGCGCCGGACCTCAAGCCATCCAAAAAAGGATTAGCCAAGTAGTAATCATCATAGGACTTATTAGTTCCCATTTCCAGATCCATGCCAAACTCAACAGCCTCCGCCGTGTCATGCACGCCGGCCCAATCACTCAAGAATACACCTTCAAATCCCCACTCACCCTTCAGTATTGAGTTCACTAAATATTTGTGGTGACAGCAATATTGCCCACGGAATTTATTATAGGCACCCATCACGGTGAGCACGTTCCCCTCTTTCACTGCGGCTTCAAATGCGGGCAAGTAGATTTCCCTCAAGGTTCGCTCGTCCATCTCCACATCAGTTGCATCCCGATTCAGTTCCTGACTGTTCGCAGCAAAGTGTTTTGCGCAGGCAGCGGTATCTTCTGCTTGAATCCCCCGCACCGCGGCAACCGCCAAGCATGCATTCAGGAAAGGGTCCTCACTGTAGTATTCAAAATTCCGGCCACAAAGCGGCGTCCGTATGATATTGAAGCCCGGCCCCAGAATAGCGTCCTTACCACGATCCCGAGCTTCGGCCCCCAAAACTTGCCCACATTGCATGATTAGATCCACATTCCAAGTGGCTGCCTGAGCCGTTCCTGTCGGTAAATAGGTGCTGTGGTCATCATCCCAGCCCGCCGGTTCCCAACTGTCCTTACTGA encodes the following:
- a CDS encoding glycoside hydrolase family 3 C-terminal domain-containing protein, which translates into the protein MTQFERREELVDAFVEDLLSQLTCEEKVSLCHATTKFGNSGIERLGIPAMELSDGPHGVRQEISKDSWEPAGWDDDHSTYLPTGTAQAATWNVDLIMQCGQVLGAEARDRGKDAILGPGFNIIRTPLCGRNFEYYSEDPFLNACLAVAAVRGIQAEDTAACAKHFAANSQELNRDATDVEMDERTLREIYLPAFEAAVKEGNVLTVMGAYNKFRGQYCCHHKYLVNSILKGEWGFEGVFLSDWAGVHDTAEAVEFGMDLEMGTNKSYDDYYLANPFLDGLRSGAFSIEQLDDKVRRILRVLFLVGAFDPERKRGARNTELHQSIARETAREAMVLLKNEGNVLPLERESIKTLAVIGQNAVTRHSNGGNSSAVKCPYEVTMLEGIRELLGDSVVVQYAPGYSGAGEGLSPISTEYLSTVDAGTGVKGWSLSYYENCELVGPAVVQEYSEAPSFDVDSFLPPAGIEIDNHSAIFRAELTVPESGDFVLGCVTDGYVILSVDGVELINTYGLNQRAKRTADRYFETGRTYTIELTYKMSGDMECLHFGWVPVWANQNEQASGLEEAVALAKKSDAVIYCGGLTHREDLEGKDRQHLNLPDRQDELIEALLGVNPNTVVVLTAGAPVLMPWVDRAKAILWTWYAGMEGGHAAAEILFGDVVPSGRLPVTFPNSLGECPAHSIGSYGFDKSVYAEGLNVGYRYYVSESIKPLFAFGFGLSYACFEYDNLTVMPFDGDVVLKASVEVKNNGAVSAKEVVQLYLEDVEASVSRPKMELKGFKKVQIDPGEKCEVEFELTLRDLSFFDEQLMDWFAEPGEFIVHIGRSSTDLRLSQSCSVELGGVTLV
- a CDS encoding MGH1-like glycoside hydrolase domain-containing protein, which encodes MDTTPSQAANFHDYSSPVDHFRWQDLPVESFAGTHDLIGLGPWGPYGKRYFGLSYLPGPSGVRIDIIVALELHRRSISIPHAIKESGYLPWSANEDLSNYSYRQQILAKDQLYADVKFKRCEEDAYQIEVNWTNNTPLNRDVRLHLCVGLQALAEGAWQPQTIDAVDVALPSGADWVDALDYISSNFGCSPAPGLNADGRKQGECVQDGFVGGLGIEWPAGNRQHKVDYAFPGNCGRKLQVRYKASQKRTIQIHTGTTVHSLELPESRCASLSPVIELPGNCESISIQSEMAEGLRLDGLHIYNADPPIYSKRSNGFGALKQQHKGKASLHWENLPGELELELGEETFNRSYSGDLEQALLLGMHNHVSPQLSAPGVGYYHDFIFPKCRLSAHSSVRHEYIVRWKNGQAQLHSRSTHSEIHANHQPDLEGAEKLRFGVDRLAATLLTNLVYPVRIKGSVIRHFPPGRWWDMLYTWDCGFIGLGLGEIAPRRAVEILNTYVTEPGDPDCAYIQHGSPVPVQHYLYFDLWQKTQDRNLLAFFYPRLAQFLRYIAGLDERSPMRPFKNSLISSWPLFYNSGGWDDYPPQYYLHNLGDEYELRNRTAPMVMSSHVAAAADIMAMAARELNEDPSEWENLAESLSADMDAYAWDPESGLYGYLEHTHDGTPLKILSHDPSGQSYNLGLDGAMPLLTGRINSERAIRILKILADTERFLTPLGLSTVDQTAPYYQSDGYWNGATWIPYQYIFWKVSLDAGDSEFARKLALRVLRSYNRETEDSYCCFEHFMNDSGRGAGWHHFGGLSSPIINFFAAYFRPGRINTGFRAWLHSQKWEPEFNGVRFEVSTLMTTHTNTPVVLVTINPKSKVSITINDQPVECAQTIPGLLELPLRSDTKRQKVEILGR